A genome region from Nocardiopsis exhalans includes the following:
- a CDS encoding cytochrome P450 family protein: protein MTTHEAVTQALADPRIQKNKKYWTAFNNGEIPADWPLISWIINENMLSRDGEDHSRLRRLVSKAFTPRRVELLRGSVVAIVESLLDDLERAAEASEDGVVDLRAIVSQPLPLTVISDLFGVDEQTRPKLHGPVGVFFDQSITPEQAMATFFELWGVLTELVAAKRAEPGDDLTTALIAARDEEDKLTEDELIWNLVLFISAGYETTMNLISNAVRALTHHRDQLELVMEGKVEWSKAIEEVLRWDPPGQYVPMRYTTEDMELAGVPIPKGEPLLLGYGSASRDEAHYGPTAEEFDITREDSSHLAFSHGRHYCLGASLARMEMNEVLPRLFERFPKLEVAVADEELVPAPSIISNGVEALPVRLR from the coding sequence GTGACCACCCACGAGGCCGTCACCCAGGCCCTGGCCGACCCGCGCATCCAGAAGAACAAGAAGTACTGGACGGCCTTCAACAACGGTGAGATCCCGGCGGACTGGCCGCTGATCTCCTGGATCATCAACGAGAACATGCTCTCCAGGGACGGCGAGGACCACAGCAGGCTGCGCCGTCTGGTCTCCAAGGCGTTCACCCCGCGCCGCGTCGAGCTGCTGCGCGGGAGCGTCGTCGCCATCGTCGAGTCGCTCCTGGACGACCTGGAGCGGGCGGCCGAGGCCAGCGAGGACGGGGTCGTGGACCTGCGTGCCATCGTCTCCCAACCGCTGCCGCTCACCGTGATCAGCGACCTGTTCGGGGTGGACGAGCAGACCCGGCCCAAGCTGCACGGCCCGGTCGGCGTCTTCTTCGACCAGAGCATCACGCCCGAGCAGGCGATGGCGACCTTCTTCGAGCTGTGGGGCGTGCTCACCGAGCTGGTGGCGGCCAAGCGCGCCGAGCCCGGCGACGACCTCACCACCGCCCTCATCGCCGCCCGTGACGAGGAGGACAAGCTCACCGAGGACGAGCTCATCTGGAACCTGGTGCTGTTCATCAGCGCCGGTTACGAGACCACGATGAACCTCATCTCCAACGCCGTGCGCGCGCTCACCCACCACCGCGACCAGCTGGAGCTGGTCATGGAGGGCAAGGTGGAGTGGTCCAAGGCCATCGAGGAGGTGCTGCGCTGGGACCCGCCCGGCCAGTACGTGCCCATGCGCTACACGACCGAGGACATGGAGCTGGCGGGAGTTCCCATCCCCAAGGGTGAGCCGCTCCTGCTGGGCTACGGCTCCGCCAGCCGGGACGAGGCGCACTACGGTCCCACCGCCGAGGAGTTCGACATCACCCGCGAGGACAGCTCGCACCTGGCCTTCTCCCACGGGCGGCACTACTGCCTGGGGGCGAGCCTGGCCCGCATGGAGATGAACGAGGTCCTGCCGCGCCTGTTCGAGCGCTTCCCCAAGCTGGAGGTGGCGGTGGCCGACGAGGAGCTGGTCCCGGCACCGTCGATCATCTCCAACGGCGTCGAGGCCCTCCCGGTCCGCCTGCGCTGA